Below is a window of Haloterrigena alkaliphila DNA.
GCGACATCGTCGAAGCGAAGTCCTGTTACGAAACCTACGACGGCCGCGCAGGTCGTTGGTGGATCCGTCGCGAGAACCACGAACGCCTCCTCGAGATGGGCGGCTGGTACGTTCTCGTCGTACTCGAGCGCGAGAGCGACGACGTCCTTCGGATGGCGCTGACGAGCGCGGAGACTGTCGACCGGATTATCAGCGGGAACTGGTGGGACTGCGGGAACGGCGGTCGCAGTGCCGAGCAGTTCCGCCAGATCGCGTGGACGGCCACCTTCGACGATCTGCGGAGGCCGCAATGACGGTCCACACGACGTACTTCGGCGGCCTCTCGAGTTATGACCCCGCCGAGGAGGCGTCCGTCTTCGGTGTTGTCCGGTACCCGCAGGACTTCGTCGCGCGCATCACCGACCGAAACATCCCGGCCGTCGCGCCGCCCGAGGACCTGCTAAACGCCTACAAGACCGTCGAAGAAGCCGCCGAGGACAACGGCGAGTTCAACCCCGCCGCGATCGCGTGGAACTCCGTCGACTTCGAACGTCGCTACCTCGCCCACCTCGAGGCGAAGGGACCGCAGACTGTCCTCGAGGAGCTGATCGACCGCGTTCGCGAGCGGGACATCTGGCTCGTCTGTTGGGAGAAGGACGCCCGCTGGTGTCACCGACGACTGCTCGCGAACGCGATCATCGCCCAGCTCGACGAGACCG
It encodes the following:
- a CDS encoding DUF488 family protein yields the protein MTVHTTYFGGLSSYDPAEEASVFGVVRYPQDFVARITDRNIPAVAPPEDLLNAYKTVEEAAEDNGEFNPAAIAWNSVDFERRYLAHLEAKGPQTVLEELIDRVRERDIWLVCWEKDARWCHRRLLANAIIAQLDETEIVHHPDPTTIPVGDGDDSDEAAETGPTLEDFAEGERAR